The genomic interval gctgtcaGATATTTTGAAAGAAAGTATTCACGCAGAGCCTCAGCGCGAGTCGCACGCCTCACCAGCCGAAACACACGACATGCTGCAGGCACAGTGTATCTGTACACATACGTATACACGGACATCCATAGATATGTCTATAAAgatgtttatatatatatatatatggtgaGAGAGGGCTGCAGAATCGCGTGGGGTCACAGCGCGATCTGAGAGCGGTCTCGACGCTTGCCGCGGCAGGAACGAGGAAAAGGCAAGTTGGCTAAAACTTACGCGTCGTGAAACTCCTGGTCCTCGGCATGACCGGGACGAGAGATGTGCTGTAGTTACAGAAAGCCAGCATGTGGAGTTCGCCTGAAAAGACAAGGGAACCGAAGAAAATGCAGAAAACAGTGCTCAAGAAACACGCTCCAATGCGATCGCGTGTCCTCAAGTCGACCCCGACCCGTTTCCCTGCAGACCCATCGCCACACGACGTGCCCATACACACATCCTGCACAAAAAAgtgaatatatatgcatatatatatatatggatatatagATTGCGTGTCGCCTCTCGTTCCCTGGCGCACGAACCTGTTCTTTTATCGACGGTCATTCGGTAGGGCGAGCCTCGCGTGCTTGCGCCGGCGAGCGTCTCGCCTAAGCCTGGCGCGATCTCTGCGTACAGTCGGTTGCCCTCTCGAGTGTCCAGCGGATTTACTGTGTGGAGAATGAAACTCAGCTCGGGAGTCACCAAGTCCTGAATAAGCACTGCCATGCACGCTTGATGCTGCACACCaagcacacgcgcagccaCAACGCACTCGCACGCAATCTCATAGGCACAATTAAAGGCAGGCAAacacaaatatacatatacatatatacatatatgtgtacatgtACACGCATATGTGTATAATGATATAGATCCatgtacatgcatatgtgtatacgATATATATCCATGCACATGCGTACGTGCAGGTATATGTGAGTCCGTGTATCTGTGTGGATAATCGCATGTCTGCAGACGCATCGAGAGTTAATCCCATATGTGACAGCCGACGGGGAAGCGCGAACTGCCTTTTCGTGGGTGAAAACGAATACGAGCTTCCACACCCTCGACTGTGCGATGCGCAGGCCAGCGTCTGAGTGACACTGTGTCcacttttctctttttttttggATGCCAGCGTTTCTCTCTGAGCTTGAAGCGCCCGCCTCAATCTTCACGCCTACATTTCACGCGTGAAAAAGCAAAAAAAGCGAACCTGAGGAAtgccggccgcgcgccgcgccagagTCGCGCGACGCGAGTAGAGCGACGCCCAGACCGTCGCCACCGCCGACTGAAAGGCGTTGAGGTCCCCGACAGACACGTTCGCGACAGACTCGTACAAGCCCGCCGCAGACATTCCTACAAAACAAACACGCTCGCGGGTGGCCTTTGCTACTCGCGGAGCCACAACCGCTCCTACGGACGCAGCCCAAACGCTTCCAGAGCGGCGCGTTTCAGATATACAGATatttatgcatatatataaatatatgtatatatatacatatttattcatatatatatatatatatatacggatacgtttatgtatgtatatacatacgtataaTTACACATagatatgcatgtatgtatacatgttTTTTTCGCACGAGGAGTAAGACCGCGGGGACCGGCTGTATCTGTGTTTGGGCTTCGTATGTGACTAGCGCTTTGTTTACCCTATTATTTGGATGGATGCACCGAGGGAGATGGAGTGAGATCTAGAAATATACATGGATTCGTCGAGTGACGGCGGACTGCAGCTGGCTTTGAATCCTGTCTGATTCCTTTCGCCTATTGTACCTTTGAGGTCTTCTACGTTCGCGGAGGAGCgcacgacgaggcgcgagcgagcgccgAAGCACTCGACGACTGGCAGGATGAGGTCTTCCGGAAGCGCCACATGCATGACGAGATCCTGCatcttcgctgtcgcgtcGTCCAGCTCCGGGCCCTGCACGATGCGCGTTgaaaaatcgaaaaaaacTCAGAAAACCATCCAAAGAAAGATCAAACAtgcggagaaaaaaaccAGCTGGCGCTCCCCAGACTTCGCCAATGGACTCTATCGTCTGTTTTCGCTTTACCCTGCTTCGTCCTCAccggcgctgccgtctcgAGTTTCTCGATGAGAGCGCCGAACTGCTCGGTCTTGCCCTGCGCTTGAAGAATCCACTCGACGGTGCCGTACGGGAAGGCCAAGCAGCTGAAAAAAATTCGAAATCTAAAAAAAAATTCCATagacagctgctgcgctgcaccATCTACGAGGGTGCTCACGAGACGGTCtggcatgcatatatacactCACTtctctacatatatatatatatatacatatatatacacatgtctgtggagatatacatatatatacgcgtTGCACCTGCATAGAAACGTACAGGAAGAAACGGCCGCTCCAAAACGCGGTTTTACACTCCGCTGAATCAAGATTCAAAGCATAAAAACAGATGCTTAGAGGGGAGCCACACGCCCAGCGATACCCACACGCACAGGCCGATGCACATGGATATGGGGTTGAcgctccgcagcagcgaccgAATGCGTGTTTGCCGCTTAcctggcggcgccgaagacgggGGCTGGCGCAGGCAAGAAGCTGTTTGGCGAGAATTCGTTTTGGTTTTCTGCCTCCTCGACCAGaagccgaagacgcgcgcacgTGGCTGCCTTCGAGCCGCAAGTCTCGAGGCGGATGTCGTGGACTCCgagcggtcgcggcggcgccgcagcggcgaggagctccgcgggAATCGAGCTCGAGAACGGGTAGCACGACGTCGCAAGCAGCTGGAGAGGCCTGCAGAGCCCGAGAGGACCGAAACCGCGCAGCGACCGACACCGCGGAAAAAACACAGCAAAGATGCGAGGAAACGGCGGAAAcgccgaggcgaagggcgcctACAACGCCTGCACACGCCCGGAGAGAGCGCGAAAGAGGGAGGCACCGAAACACACGCGCTGGGAAGCCAGGCGAAACGCACCCGGTGCCGCGTTGCACTCCACAAAGTCTTTCCACCTTGCGAGTTCACCGGCTCATCCGCTTGCGCTACGTACATACGAAGGACTGAATCTGCGCGCCTGAACAGGCCGTCAGCCTCTTCACTCGCGATATGCCCAACACGCACACCAGAGCGTTTGCtacatatataaaaataTACAAAAATATAACTATATACAGACATAATTTTGAATCTACAGGTGCAGAGGACGCGGTGAATTCTTACGTCTGCGCATTCTTTTCTGCCGTTTtgccagcgtcgccgcctctttcttcgcgtctcttctgcgcactgagcgcctccgcagccttgGTGCCCTCGAGGACTTCGAATTGCACCGTCCGTGCGTCGGCCGTCAGCGAGAGAACTTttccctccgctgcggcaAAGGGGACGAATGCCGAGGCCTCTTGGCAGGCGACGAATGGCACGCCCttctggcgcgcgcgaacgccTAAAAACCATCCACACAGTCGAAATTTATGAAACTGTCTCTGCGTGACGTtgctcgcagcggcggcgcagagaagggcggcggcagaaaaCAAACAAAGTTCGGATACCCAATTGCCTAGGCAGAGAAAGAAATGAAAGCACCCACTTACCGCACAACCGCACATACATCCTCAGATACATGCATACGTCTATGCATCCACACAtgtacctatatatatacatataaatatacatataagcAGATTTCGGGCGTTTGAGTGCGTCGGCGGGGCGCCcctcgcgagcgcctctcACGCGCTGCGTGACTGGCGCATGCGTCACCTAGGTGGCTGAGGATGGGGAGGTCGTGCCCGATGACGAGCGccacgacgcgcgcgtgggGGCCGTCAAGCCCCGCGATCTCCTCGTCACCGCTggcagcccgcgccgcgaggatgAGCGGCGCCCCGGCACGCTCGCCGTTCAGCGCAGGGCGGCCGTTAGGGCGGCTTGCGGCGTCGCGAGGcgtttccgcctccgcgcccgcgttcAGGCGCAGGCAGTGAGTCACGCCCGCCTCGAGTGTGTCGAAAAGCAGCACCGATccagccgcctcgcccgtcaCCAGCGCGTCGTAGGGCTGGAGACTCAGCAGCGagtgcagccgccgcagcagcgtgcgGCACAGCTTCGAAATCTGcgaaacgcagagaagagaaaacaggcAAGAAACGAAAAACACGCGCATGgcgggcagcgagggcgcTTACGCGCGAGTCGCACAGACAAAGCAcgcgaggagcgagacgACTGGGATGGAAAACGTACAACcgtcgcagaggagagacgcacgcaacgcgcgacgccgctctACGcgtatacatagatatacacgtatgtatatatatgtgtgtatttCCGCGCGGGGGTGGATCGGCAGGGCCCCTCGCCATCGCCCCTTGTGAAGAACGCAGATGCAGTGCGACGGGCGTGGTGCGCCGCCACACGCGTAAATGCGGGCATGTTTGGGTGCGTGAGGGCGTTGATAGATGCACAGAGGTGGACAGGTGTGCCAACTGAGAGCTAGGAGACTTGAAGATCAGGCTGCCACTCTGCTAACCGCGAAAACACGCGATGAACGAGCGCGGAtgaggaagccgcgagaCCAGAGAAACTTTGTTTTACCTGAAAAACAACGCTGCATCGGATTACGGCCTCTGAGTACACCCTGACGGCGTGTTGCGGAAGGTTGAGCTGCTgcccgagggcgagcgagcggTTCGCGAAGAGGGCAATCTGAAGGTCGGTAAAAtcctcgcagaggcgccggcagcgctcCAGAGACGCCTTGAGCACTAGCCAGTCGTCCTCGGAGTGAAACGGCTGATGCGCCAACGCAGAAAGCTCCTAAACGCCCACCCCACACAGAAACACGCCTCTAAATGGGTTTTAAGGGAGCACACGGGAAGCGATACGTAGACGAAAAGGTGTATATCTACAGGACAAGAATAAGGCGagatgcagagagagcaAAGACGCTTGAAGCAACACGCTGATGCACCGGCGAAAACCACACAAAAAAGCAAATACAGATACAGATATACAAAGatgcatacatgtatgcatatatatatttttatataCAGATGAGTGGAAGTATGTGTTTATTATTCCGAGTGCGAAACGCACACCGGTGAAGTAGTCGCGAGCGCAGGAAAACAGCCGGGCGAACGCGGCGGTGCACGCGTATGAATACGTCAACAAGCAGAGCCACGCGGCACAGAGCGTGACGAGGCACAGCGgacagaagacagcgacTACAATCGAGATCTTCCAAGAAACGCCTCAGCAGGCGCACGAAGAGGACCCGCCTTCGGCAGAGGACAGTCCGTCTCGCCCCAGAAAAAAACTCCGAAAATGGatgaaaaaagaagaaaataCAAGCTTACGCTGGCCAACGCGCGGCACTCGTCCCGCTTCACGCCGCTGATGCGCACGTTTTGAATTCCGAGGGACAATGCCTGAGAAGAAAAAATCCTCGCCAACCGCTCCACTGCTAAGCCGAAGAGTGGGGGAAAAAGAGACTGAAATGCGTAGAGCGAAAGATCTCTTCAGGTAATTGTATGAacgaccgcggccgccgctcgaATGCCCCCCTGCACCCGCATGCAAACTCCGTCAGCACCACGTACGAGCACGACGAATATCCCTGTTTTTAAGGATGAGCATGCATCAAGAGAGTCAAAAATCCTTTTCGCGAAAAAACCGAAGTCGCTGAAAtatatacacgcatatatactgatatataaacatatacacagtcacatatacatatatataggtatataaatacatatatatacatacacaaaTATGCGCAGGCATAAACctgtacatacatatgcgtatatatttatataagTCACTTGGAGATTGGCACCGGCACACCCCTGCTTTCCGCTCGCACGCAGTCAAAGATTTCCAGAGAGACCCGTTCGCAGCTTTTTTCTCACCTCGATCGCCTCAGGCCAACGGCTGTCCAGAACCTGCCCAAAGAGCTGCTCGCTGCGACTAAGCAGCACGAAGGCCACGTCGTCAAGAAAGatctccgcgaggcgcctgcgggagaTGGCGGAGGAACAGTGAAAAGCGTATAGAATACATGCGCAGGCTATTTAGATACAGGAGATGACGCAAGCCTGCTCATGAGCCGAGCCGCTGCGTTCTGCATGCGAAAAATCGGTCACGATGGTGCCGAGACGAGCGAAGAGTGACCGTGCTGCGGAAGATAAAATGACGAACGAAAGAGATTTGAGGCCGGAAAAAAAACGCTATATCGCCACCTTCATCcagccatatatatatacgtaaaCAGAGAGTGATATAGAAATagagatagacagatagatagatatagatgtagatgtagatatagatatatagatatagatatatagagagatagagatagagacagagacagagatatagagatagagatagagacagatagataaagatacatatagatagatagacgGTGATATACagatacagatatagatagatacagcTATAGAtctatagatatagatataggtaAATACAGAAAAAAAGATGGATATATGTGTGTGAACATGCACGTTCGAGTGGCTTCTAGCATTGTGCTAGAAGCGCGGAGTCGCAGCAGAAATGCTAGAAACTCTGAGGAAAACCCAACTCACATTTCTTGGACTTGGTGAACTTCTTGGTGGTGGAAAACCGGGCCGCTGTCGCGCAGCTGGCAGGCGAACGAGGATCGCAGCTCGACGCATACCGACAGCGTGACTAGCAACTTTGTCAACCCCGCATTCGGGTCGTCACTGCGCGCCTTCGACTCCAAGAACCGTCTATCCAGCGACAAAACGAAAACAAAGACAAAGCACAGCGCCCGTCGTACGGAGTGAAAAGGAGACAACCACACGTCTGGCGGCCTCGGATacatacctatatatatatatattgtatGTGGCTGGATACTCCGCATTTGGAATGTGGTCTCGATCCGAGCCAGCGGAGAGGCACGCGGAAGCCATGCGATGTGGAGTGCAGAGATGTCTTCTCCAAGCCGCAAATCACACAGAGACGCAAATAGAGTGCGACAGAGGCAGAAAAACTCTTCTAGGGAAAAcacagcgcgcgcctccgcaggactacgcagcgctgcaggcgacacaATTCGATGACAAGCTTCAACATAGACAGAAAAACGAAATCCCGGGCGGCGCTCGAAATCGCTTGTAGAGTCGagaccgcggagagcgcaCAATGACTTCCCGCAGAAGGCAGCCCTGGATGCGACGAATTCTAATGAGCCTCACTCGATAAGTTCAGCCGCGCGGGGATCTTCCTGATGGCGAAGTTCGCGAAGTCGCGTCTCCAAGTCCGTCGCATtgaagaagcgccgcagctcctgaGGGAAAAAGTAAAAAGCGCCGGCGGTTGACAGAGATAACGCAGCCCCTAGAGACGTGCGAGAAAGGGGGCATTCATAAaaacgtatatatacatatatatgacCAAACTTAGACATTTGTGTAAGTGTCCGCAGACGCTTGCTTATATATGAGATATGGACATAGCCGCCAGGCATGCGCGTGTGGATGAATAACGCTAAAGATGGAGTCGCACCTACACATGGGTTTTTTACATAGATATGCACATACGTAGAGAAGTAAAGGATCTGGAGAATGTAATTATGCGTGTCTCTGTACGCCGGTACGAGGCAAGACGCACCGCATGTGAATGCGGAGTACGCCGACAAAGATAAAAACACGCATGCGGACAGATACCCACATGATGTTGATAACACATATGCATGCGTGGGTGCGCTTTGAGGTCTCTGTTGTGAGGCCACGAATCTCTGTTTCTTGCGATATCTTCGTTGGGTTCTCACGTCGTAAAAGCGCTCGAACTCCGCGACGAACTCTGACGGATAGGCGCCGCGGTTGCCGTGAATGCGGTTGAGAAGCTTCGCAGTCGTGACGAGGTCTTCCGGACCGGCGCACCGGTGCAGTTTGTTCTGAATCGTGTGTTTGATTTCCTGAAAAACAAGGAAATCTCCACACGAGTGAACGACGCGACGCGAAACGAGGGAGCAAACCCACGAGAAAGCTCTGCAGGAGAGGAAACTCCccacgaggcggagacggagagaaggagcgccgcacgaaaaaaaagagacgtgaggcgcgactcgcgcagcctgcagccCAGAAACCGCGAGCAGACCGCGACAAcccacatatacatacataaacaTATATGCAACCATGtctgcatacatatatatgcatgcacgcatacgtatacatacatacgtatacaaacatacatacatgcatacatatacatacacacatatatacatatacagacagacatacatacatacgtatacaaacatacatacatgcatacatatacatacacacatatatatacatatacagacagccatacatacatacatacatacatgcatacatgcatacatacatatatatatatatatatgcacgcaCCCGTTGCGGATGATCTTACATTTTTCAACTCGGGGGGAATGTCGTTTCGATGTGCAATGTCGCGAATCCGCGTGAGCGGCTGTGCGGCAGTGAACGCCGCGCCGaaggaaggcagcgacggGGCAATCGAACGCGCCAGGAGACGAATTGCGTCGGACTaaatgaaaaaaaaaggccCGCAGCACACCCATACGAAGCCTGATCCACCCACAACCCCAGAAAGGACGGACGGCAGCGAGCAAaaaagaaaggaaaaaagacaaaaaagAGCTGAACAACGCTGCGAAAGCTGCGGAACCCAGGccagcgagcgcagcgcacAACGGAAGAGCGGCGACGTCTGGTTCctgtttcgtttttttttttaatCGTACAAACGTCTATGCAAGGGTGTCGAGTCTCAGTGTGTTGCCGCgactgcctctgcctcggtGAGAAGAGTCAAGCGCCCGAGAGAGGCAAACACGCGAGGGGCAGATTTCCTGCCGCTGTCTTCCTACCATCACGTCGTCTTTGAAGTTCACTTCCAGCATCACTTGCTccaggaggagacagaggtcCTTGGAGAGATTCGCGTGATGATTCGGCCGGAAGTGGCGACCGTCCTCCGCGCACggctgaagaaaaaaagagaaaaaagaaagagcAAAAGTGAACAGACGCCGCGTGAACAGCCAAAAGAAAGGGAGCAAACACTCGAGACACCAAGCGCTTCGACCGACGCCTTCTGGAAGGAAAAAAGACGAAGCGCCGACTGGCACCCCAGCGGACGCGACGgggaaggcccgcgcggagacggagcGGGCAAACGAGAGAAGTCCACTGCCTGCAGAAAGCATCAAAGAGGGGATGACTTACGATGTCGCCTTGCGAAACGAAGCGCAGGTAGATGCTGCAGTACGCCAGGGAGTCGATGAGATTGACTGAAGGCCGAAAATCCGACAACACAACTGACAATATTTTCTCAATGTCTGCATACGCAGAGGCCGCTCTGTGCAGTCACTGCTTTCTTCGGTAGCACACAACCGTGGAAAGCAGGGGCTATAGCAAGCAGATATAAGGTAAACAAGACATCCAAGCAAGAGTTAGATCCGCCTTTCCAAGTTTGCTTCTGCGTCAAGTCGGTGTTTATAGGGTTGCTCGCCCCCCAGCGCCCCGGCGACGCGTCCGTTTGGTGTCTCTCGGTGTTTCGCTCTTGTGGACGCTCCCGCCCGGCGAAACTCGTGTTGACAGTCGAGCGTTGCAACCCGCGGAACGGCCCCTTCGGTattctgcttcgcgcggaCGATGTTGCCTGGATGTCAGCGAGACTCCCGGTATTTTCCTCACCTGTCTCCTGTTCGTTTTTGAGTCTTCCATCCTTGAGTGCCGCGGTGATGACGTCCTTCACGACTTCGATTTTCTCACGCCAGCTGCGGGCACttcgctcgcccgcgacaactcgcgcgagagacggcgacggcagctcgcctccgccctcgacCTTTCCAGATTTTCCTGCGCGcttctcggcggcgtcgtcgcagcCTGCTTCCCCCGCGTCCAGCAGGCGACTCGCGACCGAGtacggcgaagacgagccgccgcccagcgaTGACGTGGAGAGCGAAATCGCCGGAGAGGAGCCCAACGAAAGCACATCCACACCCGAcgacagccgctgcagcggcgaggctgcggtgTCTGGCGACCGGCCCTGAAATGGGAAGCcacgcagaagaaaggacggcgaagcgcaTCGGTCAAAGCCGCTTAAAGCAGAGAATCGCACAAGATTTAGCAGCGAACGTGCGTCTCG from Besnoitia besnoiti strain Bb-Ger1 chromosome XI, whole genome shotgun sequence carries:
- a CDS encoding pyruvate phosphate dikinase, pep/pyruvate binding domain-containing protein (encoded by transcript BESB_019550), translating into MEAAQTVTVQLECVCSRTHPGQAVWVLGNVPSFGTWKLNEALRLETSPDSFPTWRLSKNGVRIPREQDVEFKFVIMSENRDYVVWEQIYNRKICTGSPIVYRCTFDDWQSETIPWEPPSKNLKVDLKLSPGADTQTQQPTWMGRSPDTAASPLQRLSSGVDVLSLGSSPAISLSTSSLGGGSSSPYSVASRLLDAGEAGCDDAAEKRAGKSGKVEGGGELPSPSLARVVAGERSARSWREKIEVVKDVITAALKDGRLKNEQETVNLIDSLAYCSIYLRFVSQGDIPCAEDGRHFRPNHHANLSKDLCLLLEQVMLEVNFKDDVMSDAIRLLARSIAPSLPSFGAAFTAAQPLTRIRDIAHRNDIPPELKNEIKHTIQNKLHRCAGPEDLVTTAKLLNRIHGNRGAYPSEFVAEFERFYDELRRFFNATDLETRLRELRHQEDPRAAELIERFLESKARSDDPNAGLTKLLVTLSVCVELRSSFACQLRDSGPVFHHQEVHQVQEMRLAEIFLDDVAFVLLSRSEQLFGQVLDSRWPEAIEALSLGIQNVRISGVKRDECRALASELSALAHQPFHSEDDWLVLKASLERCRRLCEDFTDLQIALFANRSLALGQQLNLPQHAVRVYSEAVIRCSVVFQISKLCRTLLRRLHSLLSLQPYDALVTGEAAGSVLLFDTLEAGVTHCLRLNAGAEAETPRDAASRPNGRPALNGERAGAPLILAARAASGDEEIAGLDGPHARVVALVIGHDLPILSHLGVRARQKGVPFVACQEASAFVPFAAAEGKVLSLTADARTVQFEVLEGTKAAEALSAQKRREERGGDAGKTAEKNAPLQLLATSCYPFSSSIPAELLAAAAPPRPLGVHDIRLETCGSKAATCARLRLLVEEAENQNEFSPNSFLPAPAPVFGAASCLAFPYGTVEWILQAQGKTEQFGALIEKLETAAPGPELDDATAKMQDLVMHVALPEDLILPVVECFGARSRLVVRSSANVEDLKGMSAAGLYESVANVSVGDLNAFQSAVATVWASLYSRRATLARRAAGIPQHQACMAVLIQDLVTPELSFILHTVNPLDTREGNRLYAEIAPGLGETLAGASTRGSPYRMTVDKRTGELHMLAFCNYSTSLVPVMPRTRSFTTLRDGQVLQQAAPSVTPSALVKAKVVDYTMEPMTQDLGYRVHVAHRLAAVAATLEAKLDGPQDVEGVIAGDAIWIVQSRPQSFAE